One genomic window of Longimicrobiales bacterium includes the following:
- a CDS encoding TonB-dependent receptor produces the protein LRAAYGESGQQPDAFVALRTFDPAPGPGGSGTVTPRNLGNPDLGPERGKEIEFGFDAALFDDRLGIEATYYNQRTTDAILLREIAPSTGFSGTQYVNAGEIANSGFEVLLRGEPWRTDRHSLEMSLNLATNSNEVKSLGDVTDENFISAGTFMRHQIGTPVASWYGRKVVSAQMDGTGAITEALCDNGEGGTVACSSAPNVYLGRQVPEFEGGFNTTLTLFERVRLFGQMDFKTGFHKLDGNFRVRCVLFIMCRENFYPQEFAATTIAEIRSAYESGMIKPADFAKLREVSISYMVPSQYAARIGASDLSITLAGRNLATWTKFPGLEPESAFNGGNRGGHALWEQNTLPQLKQFVATLNVTF, from the coding sequence CTGCGTGCGGCCTACGGCGAGTCCGGCCAGCAGCCCGATGCGTTCGTCGCGCTGCGCACGTTCGACCCGGCGCCGGGACCGGGCGGAAGTGGTACCGTCACGCCTCGCAACCTCGGCAACCCTGACCTCGGTCCGGAGCGCGGCAAGGAGATCGAGTTCGGCTTCGACGCCGCGCTGTTCGACGACCGTCTCGGCATCGAAGCGACGTACTACAACCAGCGCACAACCGACGCGATCCTGCTGCGCGAGATCGCGCCGTCCACCGGCTTCTCCGGCACGCAGTACGTGAACGCCGGTGAGATCGCGAACAGCGGCTTCGAGGTGCTGCTGCGCGGCGAGCCGTGGCGTACGGACCGGCACTCGCTGGAGATGTCCCTCAACCTGGCCACGAACAGCAACGAGGTGAAGAGTCTCGGCGACGTCACGGACGAGAACTTCATCAGTGCGGGCACGTTCATGCGCCACCAGATCGGGACTCCCGTCGCCTCTTGGTATGGTCGCAAGGTCGTGAGTGCGCAGATGGACGGCACGGGCGCGATCACGGAGGCCCTCTGCGACAACGGTGAGGGTGGTACGGTTGCATGCAGCAGTGCGCCGAACGTCTACCTCGGCCGGCAGGTCCCGGAGTTCGAGGGCGGCTTCAATACGACGCTCACGCTGTTCGAGCGTGTGCGCCTTTTCGGCCAGATGGACTTCAAGACCGGCTTCCACAAGCTGGACGGCAACTTCCGCGTTCGCTGCGTGTTGTTCATCATGTGCCGGGAGAACTTCTATCCGCAGGAGTTCGCCGCGACGACGATCGCGGAGATCCGGAGCGCGTACGAGAGCGGCATGATCAAGCCGGCAGATTTCGCGAAGCTGCGCGAGGTGTCGATTTCGTACATGGTCCCGAGCCAGTATGCGGCGCGGATCGGTGCGAGCGACCTGAGCATCACGCTGGCAGGCCGGAACTTGGCGACCTGGACGAAATTCCCCGGTCTGGAGCCGGAGTCCGCCTTCAACGGCGGCAACCGCGGTGGCCATGCGCTCTGGGAGCAGAACACGCTGCCGCAGCTCAAGCAGTTCGTCGCTACCCTCAACGTGACGTTCTGA
- a CDS encoding RagB/SusD family nutrient uptake outer membrane protein, with protein sequence MHRLRGFPKAAALGLALTMGLTACDLDELLDVDPVDQVPADGLTTPQNARLLVNGAIADFECAYGAYVALTGVLAGELIDATSTAARWDVDRRLFDAPSKESQYATFGCTALGVYTPLSTARFSSENILDALRGWTDAELAALGHDRDELIAEAAAYNGYSYLLLAEGFCSAAIDLSTEKTPADLFTIAVARFEEAETAAAAAGRDDLVNLALVGQARAYRGLNNGAAAVAAAEQVDPGFRYDAETATDFSVRQNRIFASNGPQPLGGQGLSVGWLYHHYDHFGADDPRVAVSDSIGLGPDQTTPMFYQEKYTSLSDPLRIASYDEAQLIIAEFEGGATAEAIINDFHADAGLPPVDFSGMTDAQILDHVIEERRAVLFLEGHRAEDVERFNLPQFPAAGTPHRKGQVYGDARCFPLPDVEIRNNPNI encoded by the coding sequence ATGCATCGACTGCGGGGTTTCCCGAAGGCAGCAGCGCTCGGTCTTGCCCTGACCATGGGGCTGACCGCGTGCGATCTCGATGAACTGCTCGACGTCGATCCCGTGGACCAGGTGCCCGCGGACGGCCTGACCACGCCTCAGAACGCACGGCTCCTTGTCAACGGGGCAATCGCGGACTTCGAGTGTGCGTACGGTGCCTACGTCGCACTCACGGGCGTGCTCGCCGGTGAGCTGATCGACGCGACGTCCACGGCCGCCCGCTGGGACGTGGATCGCCGGCTCTTCGACGCACCGTCCAAGGAGTCGCAGTACGCGACGTTCGGATGCACGGCGCTCGGCGTCTACACGCCGCTGTCGACGGCACGCTTCTCATCGGAGAACATCCTGGATGCACTCCGTGGGTGGACGGACGCCGAGCTGGCCGCGCTGGGCCACGACCGCGACGAGCTGATCGCGGAGGCCGCGGCGTACAACGGCTACTCGTACCTGCTGCTGGCCGAGGGCTTCTGCTCGGCTGCGATCGACCTGTCTACGGAGAAGACGCCGGCCGATCTGTTCACGATCGCGGTCGCCCGGTTCGAAGAAGCCGAGACGGCCGCAGCAGCCGCGGGTCGCGACGATCTCGTCAACCTGGCACTCGTCGGGCAGGCTCGCGCGTATCGCGGACTGAACAACGGGGCCGCGGCGGTAGCGGCGGCCGAACAGGTCGATCCGGGATTCCGCTACGATGCGGAGACGGCAACGGACTTCTCGGTCCGGCAGAACCGCATCTTCGCCTCCAACGGCCCACAGCCGCTCGGTGGGCAGGGCCTGTCCGTTGGCTGGCTCTACCACCACTACGACCACTTCGGCGCCGATGACCCACGTGTCGCGGTCTCCGACTCGATCGGCCTGGGTCCTGATCAGACGACGCCCATGTTCTACCAGGAGAAGTACACGTCGCTGAGTGATCCCCTCCGGATCGCGAGCTACGACGAGGCACAGCTCATCATCGCGGAGTTCGAGGGTGGTGCCACGGCGGAAGCCATCATCAACGACTTCCATGCGGACGCGGGCTTGCCGCCCGTGGACTTCAGCGGAATGACGGATGCGCAGATCCTGGATCACGTGATCGAGGAGCGTCGCGCGGTCCTGTTCCTCGAGGGACATCGGGCCGAGGACGTGGAGCGGTTCAACCTCCCGCAGTTCCCGGCCGCCGGCACGCCGCACCGCAAGGGGCAGGTGTACGGTGACGCACGCTGCTTCCCGCTGCCGGACGTGGAGATCCGGAACAACCCGAACATCTGA
- a CDS encoding PspA/IM30 family protein codes for MSIWQKLSTLLRSNINDAIARAENPEKMLNQVLIDMREQLAKAKQEVAVAIADERKLRAQLDDEQKLAGDWEHRAVLAVREGRDDLAKQALLRQQEHTERAVSLEETWRRQYDETERLKDSLRQLNDKIEEAKRKKNLLVAKQKRAQAQKRIHETMAGLSDRSAFETFDRMAEKIEETERRALAAAEVSESLRGDILEAEFQKLKPASEAVEYRLLQLKERMGMLGPGSAERAALQPGDDRAGNGGTQDVVKDAEIDEEA; via the coding sequence ATGAGCATCTGGCAGAAGCTGTCGACGCTGCTTCGCTCGAACATCAATGATGCGATCGCGCGTGCCGAGAACCCGGAAAAGATGCTGAACCAGGTTCTGATCGACATGCGCGAGCAGCTCGCGAAGGCCAAGCAGGAAGTGGCGGTCGCGATCGCGGACGAGCGAAAGCTGCGCGCCCAGCTCGACGACGAGCAGAAGCTGGCGGGTGACTGGGAGCACCGCGCGGTCCTGGCGGTGCGCGAGGGGCGCGACGACCTGGCCAAGCAGGCGCTGCTCCGGCAGCAGGAGCACACGGAGCGGGCGGTCTCGCTCGAGGAGACGTGGCGCCGGCAGTACGACGAGACGGAGCGGCTGAAGGACTCGCTGCGCCAGCTCAACGACAAGATCGAGGAAGCCAAGCGCAAGAAGAACCTGCTGGTCGCGAAGCAGAAGCGGGCGCAGGCGCAGAAGCGCATCCACGAGACCATGGCGGGCCTCAGCGATCGATCGGCCTTCGAGACGTTCGACCGCATGGCGGAGAAGATCGAGGAGACGGAGCGCCGTGCTCTCGCCGCCGCGGAGGTTAGCGAGTCGCTGCGCGGCGACATTCTCGAGGCCGAGTTCCAGAAGCTCAAGCCGGCCAGCGAGGCGGTCGAGTACCGGCTGCTCCAGCTCAAGGAGCGGATGGGCATGCTCGGACCCGGGTCGGCCGAGCGCGCCGCCCTGCAGCCGGGCGACGACCGGGCAGGGAACGGCGGTACCCAGGACGTCGTCAAGGACGCCGAGATCGACGAAGAGGCGTAG
- a CDS encoding AI-2E family transporter, translated as MKGRPYGMLIATVFTVLLLLFLYSIAEILLLLFIAILFSLYLSAITDALQRRLHMPRPAGLLLALLLTGVGVFGVGYLIIPPLLIQTQAILQTLPSLMQGWERELIELSRDQPFFGQMLGELEEGESYVSNIIGEVSGYFRELLPYVFSGAGFLIELISVLVMGIYFALRPSLYREGFILLFPPVHRELVRDILGDLSRTLRAWIVGQILAMLVLGALTWIGLVLLRVPYALAFGVFTAVVAIVPFFGTLVSTILPAMFVLGSTGPVHALLVALLGVVVHLIESNIVAPMIMERQVHLPPVLSILSVLVMAHLLHLVGLLVAVPVLCVVMVIARRVYVHRVLEGKGFRRAVRDRPIELRLPGEGSVLVHPAGMEQSVPALLEG; from the coding sequence ATGAAGGGCCGTCCCTACGGAATGCTGATCGCGACGGTCTTCACCGTCCTGCTCCTGCTGTTCCTCTACAGCATCGCAGAGATCCTGCTCCTCCTCTTCATCGCGATCCTGTTCTCCCTTTACCTGAGCGCGATCACGGACGCGCTGCAGCGGCGGCTGCACATGCCGCGCCCGGCGGGCCTCCTGCTCGCCCTGCTGCTGACCGGGGTGGGCGTCTTCGGGGTCGGCTATCTCATCATCCCGCCGCTGCTGATCCAGACGCAGGCGATCCTGCAGACGCTGCCATCGCTGATGCAGGGGTGGGAGCGCGAGCTGATCGAGCTTTCCCGGGACCAGCCGTTCTTCGGTCAGATGCTCGGCGAGCTGGAGGAGGGTGAGAGCTACGTCTCCAACATCATCGGCGAGGTGAGCGGCTACTTCCGTGAGCTGCTGCCGTACGTGTTCAGCGGGGCCGGCTTCCTGATCGAGCTGATCAGCGTGCTCGTCATGGGCATCTACTTCGCGTTGCGGCCGTCCCTGTATCGCGAGGGCTTCATCCTGCTGTTCCCGCCCGTCCACCGGGAGCTGGTCCGCGACATCCTGGGCGACCTTTCCCGTACACTGCGCGCCTGGATCGTGGGGCAGATCCTCGCCATGCTCGTCCTCGGCGCGCTCACCTGGATCGGGCTCGTGCTGCTGCGCGTCCCGTACGCCCTCGCCTTCGGCGTGTTCACCGCCGTCGTCGCGATCGTGCCGTTCTTCGGCACCCTCGTCTCCACGATCCTCCCGGCCATGTTCGTCCTCGGCAGCACCGGGCCGGTGCACGCGCTGCTCGTCGCACTGCTCGGCGTGGTGGTGCACCTGATCGAGAGCAACATCGTCGCGCCCATGATCATGGAGCGGCAGGTCCACCTCCCGCCCGTCCTCTCGATCCTGTCCGTGCTGGTGATGGCGCACCTGCTGCACCTGGTCGGGCTGCTCGTAGCCGTGCCGGTGCTGTGCGTGGTGATGGTGATCGCACGGCGCGTGTACGTGCACCGCGTCCTGGAAGGGAAGGGCTTCCGCCGCGCCGTCCGCGACCGCCCCATCGAGCTGCGGCTACCGGGAGAGGGCTCCGTGCTCGTGCATCCTGCCGGTATGGAGCAGTCCGTGCCGGCTCTCCTCGAGGGGTAG
- a CDS encoding serine hydrolase gives MHPKMITGRTVLLALVLAGCTQATSGPARTAPDARTAQDGAPAAAPAEATAALERALRERIARERAEVAVSFVDLETGRRVSIDGDVVMHAASTMKVPVLLEALRRNDEGTLRLDERIPVTNEFRSIADGSTYSLSADDDSDSELYGRIGQPATVRELLERMITRSSNLATNIMLERFPADDVRATLARIDAQGMNVLRGVEDIPAFERGMNNTTTADAFARVLEALARCRLLTAASCETGIEILAQQEFDDMIPAGVPEGTRVANKTGWITRIQHDGAIVYPPGRAPYVLVVLTRGFDDTDAGDRLGADLSRIVWQHVTSDAFALPSDTRDATVDSLIALHESVLVPEVGYRRVPHEHYWRTLAPWLGGTVRQEEVGRSAEGRPLYLLRFGSGPRTVLLWSQMHGDESTATMALADVVRLLDKHGPRTRLWADSLTILMIPMLNPDGASRFRRHNMYGIDINRDARRLSTPEARTLKAVHTRFQPGFGFNLHDQNPRTRVGNAERTAAIALLAPAADEPGTDPEVATRAKHLAATLRDAAEAVVPGHVTRYDDSYNPRAFGDLVQQWGTSTVLIESGGWYDDPEKQVLRRTNFVLLTRAFDAIATGSYLDTPVERYTLLPENGRALRDLVIRNATVVIPGLQPYRADLAVDVGDGPLARDQGSISEIGDLEGVLARDDFDAEGLFVHPLPDALDQRDGRNALRPGATAAFVVRAGASPDSKLVALFKDGRLIRLP, from the coding sequence ATGCATCCGAAGATGATCACGGGTCGAACCGTCCTCCTCGCACTCGTACTGGCCGGCTGCACGCAGGCGACGTCCGGACCCGCACGCACCGCGCCCGACGCCCGTACGGCGCAGGATGGCGCTCCTGCCGCAGCGCCCGCAGAAGCGACGGCCGCACTCGAACGTGCACTGCGCGAGCGGATCGCACGCGAGCGCGCCGAGGTGGCCGTGTCGTTCGTCGACCTGGAAACCGGGCGTCGTGTTTCCATCGATGGCGACGTCGTGATGCACGCTGCCAGCACCATGAAGGTGCCGGTACTGCTCGAAGCACTGCGTCGCAATGACGAGGGCACGCTGCGTCTCGACGAGCGGATCCCGGTCACCAACGAGTTCCGGAGCATCGCGGACGGCAGCACGTATTCCCTGTCCGCCGACGACGACAGCGACAGCGAGCTGTACGGGCGGATCGGCCAGCCAGCCACGGTGCGTGAGCTGCTCGAGCGGATGATCACGCGCTCGTCCAACCTCGCGACCAACATCATGCTCGAGCGATTCCCGGCCGACGACGTGCGCGCCACGCTCGCGCGCATCGATGCGCAGGGGATGAACGTGCTGCGTGGCGTCGAGGACATCCCCGCATTTGAGCGGGGCATGAACAACACCACGACTGCCGACGCGTTCGCCCGCGTACTCGAAGCGCTGGCACGCTGCCGGCTGCTGACCGCCGCCTCCTGCGAAACGGGGATCGAGATCCTCGCCCAGCAGGAGTTCGACGACATGATCCCGGCGGGTGTGCCGGAGGGCACGCGCGTCGCGAACAAGACGGGCTGGATCACGCGCATCCAGCACGACGGCGCGATCGTCTACCCGCCCGGGCGCGCACCCTACGTGCTCGTGGTGCTGACCCGCGGCTTCGACGACACCGACGCCGGCGACCGCCTGGGTGCCGACCTCTCGCGCATCGTGTGGCAGCACGTCACGTCGGATGCATTCGCGCTGCCATCCGATACTCGGGACGCCACGGTCGACTCGCTGATCGCGCTGCACGAGTCCGTGCTCGTCCCCGAGGTCGGCTACCGGCGTGTGCCGCACGAGCACTACTGGCGCACCCTGGCTCCCTGGCTCGGCGGAACGGTGCGGCAGGAGGAGGTCGGCCGCTCTGCGGAAGGGCGACCGCTGTACCTGCTGCGCTTCGGCAGCGGGCCGCGCACGGTGCTGCTCTGGTCGCAGATGCACGGCGACGAATCGACAGCGACGATGGCGCTCGCCGACGTCGTCCGCCTGCTGGACAAGCACGGCCCGCGCACACGGCTCTGGGCCGACTCGCTCACGATCCTGATGATCCCGATGCTGAACCCGGACGGCGCGTCACGCTTCCGCCGGCACAACATGTACGGGATCGACATCAACCGGGACGCGCGCCGGCTGTCCACGCCCGAGGCGCGCACGCTGAAGGCGGTGCATACCCGCTTCCAGCCCGGCTTCGGCTTCAACCTGCACGACCAGAACCCGCGCACTCGGGTCGGAAACGCGGAGCGAACTGCCGCGATCGCACTGCTCGCACCCGCCGCAGACGAGCCCGGCACCGACCCCGAAGTCGCGACGCGCGCCAAGCACCTCGCGGCCACGCTGCGCGACGCCGCGGAAGCGGTGGTGCCCGGACACGTGACGCGCTACGACGACAGCTACAATCCGCGCGCGTTCGGCGACCTCGTGCAGCAGTGGGGCACGAGCACGGTGCTGATCGAGAGCGGCGGCTGGTACGACGACCCCGAGAAGCAGGTCCTGCGGCGCACCAACTTCGTGCTGCTGACCCGCGCGTTCGACGCGATCGCAACCGGCAGCTACCTGGATACTCCGGTCGAGCGCTACACGCTGCTGCCGGAGAACGGCCGCGCGCTGCGCGACCTGGTGATCCGCAACGCTACAGTCGTCATCCCGGGCCTGCAGCCCTACCGTGCCGACCTCGCCGTCGACGTCGGCGACGGCCCGCTCGCACGTGACCAGGGCAGCATCAGCGAGATCGGCGACCTCGAGGGCGTCCTCGCCCGCGACGACTTCGATGCCGAGGGCCTGTTCGTGCACCCGCTGCCGGACGCGCTCGACCAGCGCGACGGCCGCAATGCACTCAGGCCAGGGGCGACAGCAGCGTTCGTCGTGCGGGCGGGTGCATCGCCGGACTCGAAGCTCGTTGCGCTGTTCAAAGATGGACGGCTGATCCGGCTGCCCTAG
- a CDS encoding DUF1343 domain-containing protein codes for MNRARRWQYGVALLTAILGCTTAADDDLPADRSSAPQANARPGIDRLIAEGVGPLAGLRVGLITNHTGTTADGSRSTIDVLHEHPDLELVSLFSPEHGIRGAAEAGEHVASGRDERTGLPIHSLYGETRAPTEAMLEGLDALVFDIQDIGTRYYTYVWTMAHALEAAAEHDKLFVVLDRPNPIGGDAVQGNVLDPAFASFVGLYPVPMRHGMTVGELAQYINAVHEIGARLHVVLVMDWQRSQWLDQTAMVWHPPSPNMPTLESAAHYPGTCLFEGTNVSVGRGTDAAFQQIGAPWLDATGVIERLRALGLPGVELEAVTFTPRNPGDGKYADTDVNGIRYTVTDRATYDPARTAIATLVAIRALHGDTLEFRVAHFDRLSGTDRIRQGILAGQSADEITASWDEQLAAFVERRTPHLIYE; via the coding sequence ATGAATCGGGCGCGCCGCTGGCAATACGGCGTGGCCCTGCTCACCGCGATCCTCGGCTGCACCACGGCCGCCGACGACGACCTGCCCGCAGATCGGTCCTCCGCCCCCCAGGCAAACGCGCGCCCCGGCATCGACCGCCTGATCGCCGAAGGGGTCGGCCCGCTGGCCGGACTCCGCGTGGGGCTGATCACCAATCACACCGGAACGACCGCCGACGGCAGCCGCAGCACGATCGACGTGCTGCACGAGCACCCCGACCTGGAGCTCGTGTCGCTTTTCAGCCCGGAGCACGGCATCCGCGGAGCGGCCGAAGCCGGCGAGCACGTGGCGAGCGGCCGCGACGAGCGTACCGGCCTGCCGATCCATTCCCTCTACGGTGAGACACGCGCACCGACCGAAGCGATGCTCGAGGGGCTGGACGCGCTCGTGTTCGACATCCAGGACATCGGCACCCGGTACTACACCTACGTCTGGACGATGGCGCACGCGCTCGAGGCTGCGGCGGAGCACGACAAGCTGTTCGTCGTCCTCGATCGCCCCAACCCGATCGGCGGCGACGCCGTGCAGGGCAATGTGCTGGACCCGGCGTTCGCCTCCTTCGTCGGGCTGTACCCCGTCCCGATGCGCCATGGCATGACGGTCGGCGAGCTGGCGCAGTACATCAACGCCGTCCACGAGATCGGTGCTCGCCTGCACGTGGTCCTCGTCATGGACTGGCAACGCTCGCAGTGGCTCGACCAGACGGCCATGGTCTGGCACCCCCCATCGCCGAACATGCCGACGCTGGAGAGCGCCGCACACTACCCGGGCACCTGCCTGTTCGAGGGCACCAACGTATCCGTCGGTCGTGGCACCGACGCGGCATTCCAGCAGATCGGTGCGCCCTGGCTCGACGCGACAGGCGTGATCGAGCGGCTGCGTGCGCTCGGCCTTCCGGGCGTGGAACTCGAGGCCGTGACCTTCACACCACGGAATCCGGGCGACGGCAAGTACGCGGACACGGACGTCAATGGGATTCGCTACACGGTGACGGACCGCGCCACGTACGACCCCGCACGCACCGCGATCGCGACGCTGGTCGCGATCCGTGCGCTCCATGGGGACACGCTCGAGTTCCGCGTCGCGCACTTCGACCGTCTGTCCGGTACCGACCGGATCCGCCAGGGCATCCTCGCCGGCCAGTCTGCCGACGAGATCACCGCGAGCTGGGACGAGCAACTCGCCGCATTCGTGGAGCGGCGCACACCTCACCTGATCTACGAGTAG
- a CDS encoding glycoside hydrolase family 3 N-terminal domain-containing protein produces MQASLRVLAVLSLAACASAPPAVPEGPAGAPPVAEEPMSADDWVQTTLAGMSLREKVGQLVMPRISGDYMAEDSRRFARARSWVTDQKIGGVIVSIGPPYEIAAKLNVLQRISDVPLLVSADMEHGPGQILRGGTVLPYGIETGSATRFPPLMGIGATGEERFARELGRITALEARAAGVHIAFAPVVDVNNNPNNPIINVRSYGADPQLVARFGVAHVEGLQDNGMIATVKHFPGHGDTGRDSHIEPLMISVDRARAEQVELVPFRAAIDAGVGAFMSAHIAFPALTGDSIPATLNPKLLRGLLREEFGFDGLIFTDALDMGAIVREFSADDAPVLALAAGADMLLQVMPDDVERVIDSVVRAVEAGRLPMAQLDASVRRVLEAKAQLGLHHERMVDLDRLDNVLAIDEHVDIAQAAADRSITLVRDEGSLVPLRGRVLSVVYSDDYDPMAGRIFQRELFAGNDQVRTAQLDRRSSAADIAALQARADSFDIVVFAPFISVAAYKGGLALPPEVANAVNAISTTTPVVVTSFGNPYLLSQLPGVQGYVLAWGGWDAPQRAAARALLGQTEITGRLPIPLPPQYPIGHGLQRTSVSTQ; encoded by the coding sequence ATGCAAGCCAGCCTCCGTGTTCTCGCTGTTCTGAGTCTCGCGGCCTGCGCGTCCGCACCACCTGCCGTGCCGGAAGGACCGGCGGGCGCGCCGCCCGTCGCGGAGGAGCCGATGTCCGCGGACGACTGGGTACAGACCACGCTGGCGGGGATGAGCCTGCGTGAGAAAGTAGGGCAGCTCGTCATGCCGCGCATCTCCGGCGACTACATGGCGGAGGACAGTCGGCGCTTCGCGCGGGCCCGGAGCTGGGTGACGGACCAGAAGATCGGCGGCGTGATCGTCTCGATCGGCCCACCCTACGAGATCGCCGCGAAGCTGAACGTGCTGCAGCGCATCTCGGATGTTCCGCTGCTCGTTTCCGCCGACATGGAGCACGGCCCCGGCCAGATCCTGCGGGGCGGCACGGTGCTGCCGTACGGCATCGAGACGGGGTCGGCGACGCGCTTCCCGCCGCTGATGGGTATCGGCGCGACGGGCGAGGAGCGCTTCGCACGGGAGCTCGGCCGGATCACGGCGCTCGAGGCGCGTGCCGCGGGTGTGCACATCGCGTTCGCCCCCGTCGTCGACGTCAACAACAATCCGAACAATCCGATCATCAACGTGCGCAGCTACGGGGCCGACCCGCAGCTGGTCGCGCGCTTCGGCGTGGCGCACGTCGAGGGGCTGCAGGACAACGGGATGATCGCGACGGTGAAGCACTTCCCGGGACACGGCGACACGGGGCGCGACTCGCACATCGAGCCGCTCATGATCAGCGTGGACCGCGCGCGGGCCGAGCAGGTGGAGCTGGTACCGTTCCGAGCGGCCATCGACGCCGGTGTCGGTGCATTCATGAGTGCCCACATCGCGTTTCCCGCACTCACCGGCGACAGCATCCCGGCGACGCTGAACCCGAAGCTGCTGCGCGGGCTGCTGCGTGAGGAGTTCGGCTTCGACGGGCTGATCTTCACGGACGCGCTCGACATGGGTGCGATCGTCCGGGAGTTCTCCGCGGACGATGCACCGGTGCTCGCGCTGGCCGCGGGTGCCGACATGCTGCTGCAGGTCATGCCCGACGACGTCGAGCGTGTGATCGACTCCGTCGTGCGCGCGGTCGAAGCGGGGCGGCTGCCCATGGCGCAGCTCGATGCATCCGTTCGGCGCGTGCTCGAGGCCAAGGCACAGCTCGGACTGCACCACGAGCGGATGGTCGACCTCGACCGGCTCGACAACGTGCTGGCAATCGACGAGCACGTGGACATCGCACAGGCCGCGGCTGACCGCTCGATCACGCTCGTGCGCGACGAGGGCAGCCTGGTGCCGCTGCGCGGGCGCGTGCTGAGCGTCGTGTACAGCGACGACTACGATCCGATGGCGGGCCGCATCTTCCAGCGTGAGCTGTTCGCCGGCAACGACCAGGTCCGGACCGCGCAGCTCGACCGGCGCAGCAGCGCCGCGGACATTGCCGCGCTGCAGGCGCGTGCGGACAGCTTCGATATCGTCGTGTTCGCCCCGTTCATCTCGGTCGCTGCGTACAAGGGCGGGCTGGCACTGCCGCCGGAGGTCGCGAATGCCGTGAACGCCATCAGCACGACGACGCCGGTGGTCGTGACGTCGTTCGGGAACCCGTACCTGCTGAGCCAGCTCCCGGGCGTGCAGGGCTACGTGCTCGCATGGGGTGGCTGGGACGCGCCGCAGCGCGCGGCCGCGCGGGCACTGCTGGGGCAGACGGAGATCACCGGGCGCCTGCCCATACCGCTGCCGCCGCAGTATCCGATCGGCCACGGGCTTCAGCGCACGAGCGTGAGCACGCAGTGA